A DNA window from Aspergillus nidulans FGSC A4 chromosome I contains the following coding sequences:
- a CDS encoding uncharacterized protein (transcript_id=CADANIAT00007596), whose translation MDTKMSYNGYSANPPPTWAQEPQYGQPHQAYQQPYQPYQEQYPAQPPAQYPPPHPGYSQSSTPAWGLNPKSYPRRLEVSFTSWSGRHMRVTEGTHEGPLVYAADLKTRRPHMLFQATGTACLPATVVFHNFSRTVDITINGEELPMRPTSHWKHSKGWTGMNLECVDENGVVFAKWMAHTGWSVKKSGRLEIYEPAAVGGKEMADELVVTGLANVYLLQIQTNSANAAAGSAAAVSA comes from the exons ATGGACACCAAAATGAGCTACAACGGATATTCTGCCAATCCTCCCCCGACCTGGGCCCAGGAACCTCAATATGGGCAACCTCATCAGGCCTACCAACAGCCCTACCAACCCTACCAAGAACAGTACCCTGCGCAGCCTCCAGCCCAGTATCCACCACCCCATCCCGGTTACTCTCAGTCCTCGACGCCAGCATGGGGCTTGAATCCAAAATCGTACCCCCGCCGCCTCGAGGTCTCCTTTACCAGCTGGTCGGGCCGGCACATGCGTGTCACAGAGGGCACCCACGAAGGGCCCCTCGTCTACGCAGCCGATCTCAAGACCCGCCGGCCACATATGCTCTTCCAAGCGACCGGGACCGCCTGTCTCCCCGCTACAGTAGTCTTCCACAACTTCAGCCGCACTGTCGATATCACCATCAACGGCGAGGAATTGCCGATGCGCCCAACAAGCCATTGGAAGCACAG CAAGGGTTGGACAGGGATGAACCTGGAGTGTGTGGATGAGAATGGCGTCGTGTTTGCTAAGTGGATGGCGCATACTGGCTGGAGCGTGAAGAAGTCGGGCCGGCTCGAGATCTACGAGCCTGCTGCGGTCGGTGGCAAGGAAATGGCCGATGAGTTGGTTGTAACAGGGCTGGCCAATGTTTATCTGCTGCAGATACAGACGAACAGTGCAAACGCAGCTGCTGGCAGTGCTGCTGCGGTTTCCGCTTGA
- a CDS encoding uncharacterized protein (transcript_id=CADANIAT00007597), translated as MTALEVEAETSWVMPGEKYSPPRWVDTDAAASQQDPRKASIQVV; from the exons ATGACAGCCCTCGAAGTCGAAGCAGAGACCTCGTGGGTCATGCCTGGTG AAAAATATTCGCCGCCCCGCTGGGTTGATACCGATGCAGCCGCATCTCAGCAAGACCCAAGAAAGGCCAGCATCCAGGTTGTTTGA
- a CDS encoding WD40 repeat domain-containing protein (transcript_id=CADANIAT00007599), producing MLMIGIVKELLKLGSSKLPAYFFCQGTDLKLNNATAVLRGLIYMLIIQQPHLILYLRQKYNTEGQSLFEGPNAFYSLFAIFETMIEQVQQYPVHLLVDALDECQVNLENLLKFITKTVSMSPARVKWIISSRSMGHFERILDSYHGAKLLNLELNAGHISHAIETYINHEIEGLRILADEEILKHVKDQLNRKSDGTFLWVALVVEGLRKFLSMAVLAYRPLHISEMRHLTGRHKEKDVERAVGLCGSFLTVRNGYIYLIHQSAKDFLDSEYTTSILPKHSEIHHQMYSQSREALSNKLKRDIYYLNNPGLLVPEIAAHRPDPDPLFDLRYSCTYWLDHFLKLRPLGLPEALDCQVSGFFERHLLHWLESLGLTGELRHGIISLKKLSACQSENQAIFKEAERFATANAVIIQETPLQIYSAALIFCPQESLGKRIYWNQRSDFIEKAYIMQESWDPCIQTLEGHKHSVNSVVFSPDGQIVASASDDGTIRLWDAATGAEKYTLEGHRDWVNSVAFSPDGQVVASASDDRTTRLWDAATGAEKHILKGHKDWVNAVAFSPDGQRVASASDDWTIRLWDVATSAEKHILEGHKDWVNAVAFSPDGQIVASASNDWTVRLWDTATGAEKQTLEGHKGNVKAVAFSPDGQIVASASNDKTIRLWDATTGAGKQIHYLNVIPKAMWFSADGCCLNSDRGLLLLGVQASYFPNKSIFVHEKWIERNGQRLVWLPPRYRASCTGIVEAFFFTKIKILAIPVTNQIQLNMLIWLRVWKCYYTQEAAEDDIFSNEIPA from the exons ATGCTTATGATTGGTATCGTCAAGGAGCTGTTAAAGCTTGGATCTTCTAAGTTGCCTGCCTACTTCTTCTGTCAGGGAACTGATCTGAAACTAAACAATGCCACGGCTGTCCTGCGGGGATTAATATACATGCTGATCATCCAGCAGCCACACCTGATCTTATACCTGCGCCAAAAATACAACACAGAAGGCCAAAGCCTGTTCGAAGGTCCAAATGCTTTTTACAGCCTGTTCGCTATTTTCGAAACTATGATTGAACAAGTACAACAATATCCTGTACACCTTCTTGTTGATGCCCTTGATGAGTGTCAAGTCAACTTGGAAAACCTGCTCAAATTCATTACGAAGACAGTATCCATGTCACCCGCTCGGGTCAAATGGATCATCTCTAGCCGTAGCATGGGTCACTTTGAACGGATCTTAGACTCCTACCATGGGGCCAAACTGCTGAATCTTGAGCTTAACGCGGGCCACATTTCTCACGCAATTGAGACCTATATAAACCACGAAATAGAGGGTCTCCGGATtcttgccgatgaagaaatcTTGAAACATGTCAAAGACCAGTTGAACCGAAAGTCTGATGGGACATTCTTGTGGGTGGCTTTGGTTGTCGAAGGACTTCGCAAAT TTCTATCAATGGCTGTTCTCGCCTACCGCCCACTGCATATATCTGAGATGCGCCACTTGACTGGCAGGCACAAGGAAAAAGATGTGGAGAGAGCGGTTGGTTTGTGCGGGTCATTCCTCACAGTCCGAAATGGATATATCTATCTGATTCACCAGTCAGCTAAGGACTTTCTCGACAGCGAGTATACGACTAGCATCCTGCCAAAACACTCAGAAATTCACCACCAAATGTATAGCCAGTCCAGGGAAGCTCTTTCAAATAAACTCAAACGCGATATTTACTATCTCAATAATCCTGGACTTTTAGTTCCTGAAATAGCGGCTCACCGACCAGATCCTGACCCGCTCTTCGACCTTCGATACAGTTGCACATACTGGTTGGACCATTTCCTCAAGTTAAGGCCCCTGGGATTGCCCGAAGCATTGGATTGCCAGGTATCCGGCTTCTTTGAGCGACATCTCCTCCACTGGTTGGAGAGTCTTGGCCTTACTGGAGAGCTCCGGCACGGAATCATAAGTCTTAAGAAGCTTTCAGCTTGTCAGAGCGAGAATCAGGCTATATTtaaagaggctgagagaTTTGCAACTGCCAATGCTGTGATAATTCAAGAAACACCTCTCCAGATATACAGTGCCGCGCTTATCTTCTGTCCCCAAGAAAGCTTAGGTAAAAGAATCTACTGGAACCAGCGGTCTGATTTTATAGAAAAGGCATATATAATGCAGGAGTCCTGGGATCCATGTATACAGACACTTGAGGGCCACAAACACTCGGTCAACTCCGTGGTTTTCTCGCCTGACGGGCAGATAGTTGCATCTGCTTCTGATGACGGAACTATCCGGCTCTGGGATGCGGCTACTGGTGCTGAGAAGTACACACTTGAGGGCCACAGAGATTGGGTTAATTcagtggccttctcacctGACGGACAGGTTGTCGCGTCTGCTTCTGATGACCGGACTACCCGGCTCTGGGATGCGGCCACCGGTGCTGAGAAGCACATACTTAAAGGTCATAAAGACTGGGTCAATGCAGTGGCCTTTTCACCTGACGGGCAGAGAGTTGCATCCGCTTCTGATGACTGGACCATTCGGCTCTGGGACGTGGCTACCAGTGCTGAGAAGCACATACTTGAAGGTCATAAAGACTGGGTCAATGCAGTGGCCTTTTCACCTGACGGCCAAATAGTTGCATCTGCTTCTAATGACTGGACCGTCCGGCTTTGGGACACGGCCACTGGTGCTGAGAAGCAGACGCTTGAGGGCCACAAAGGCAACGTCAAGGcagtggccttctcacctGACGGGCAGATAGTCGCATCTGCGTCTAATGACAAGACCATCCGGCTCTGGGACGCGACCACCGGCGCTGGAAAGCAAATACATTACCTGAACGTTATACCAAAAGCCATGTGGTTCTCAGCTGATGGATGTTGTCTGAACTCTGATCGTGGTTTGCTTCTCTTGGGTGTTCAAGCCTCTTACTTCCCAAACAAGTCAATATTCGTGCATGAGAAATGGATAGAGAGAAATGGACAGCGCTTGGTTTGGCTTCCACCACGGTACCGGGCATCAT
- a CDS encoding uncharacterized protein (transcript_id=CADANIAT00007598), protein MSERKALTDSRKRLPRSSIDSLASLSRSTSSGRKSRSQTRLLLGDFQEPIAWLPSPGTAITLDFKEHVSFKYALKLAFQSLLRLLDWNLFDTQCIKPLAHSIQMAASKQIRVTEPPFPVTDQLSADLDAGCLTKQYLQSYPLVQLQDQCGLLDFLEREYCSTELDQVADKLWWMSKQDCGNISPLHRQYVKGRTITVTEDPKLHLVWIHNRIFMKPLPRYITSHVFWRDYLRDDVKGLARDRYRRVRRAALGFLRTYLYLVRSESDFYIAQEPSLHLIAKDVTWEQFCNFARHLTKISNKDVSGRYAYGEIRLTRLNFYAPLLLRKWNFQRVQYQYGEYFARFYGPILFVAGTVSILLSGLQVTIAIQGMEPALYDRASLAVTFWFSAVVMLCFCSILVVLFFTLVYKVVKEWNYAIRDRLRLLEEGRTESSK, encoded by the exons ATGTCTGAACGAAAAGCCTTGACTGACTCCAGAAAACGGCTGCCTAGGTCTTCGATTGATTCTTTGGCATCATTGTCCAGAA GCACATCATCAGGCAGGAAGTCCCGGAGCCAGACGCGATTGCTGCTGGGTGACTTCCAGGAACCGATTGCATGGCTCCCAAGCCCGGGGACAGCGATTACACTGGATTTTAAGGAGCATGT TTCTTTCAAGTACGCATTGAAGCTCGCTTTCCAAagccttcttcgtcttctcgatTGGAATCTGTTCGATACGCAAT GTATAAAGCCTCTTGCTCACTCGATACAGATGGCCGCTTCCAAGCAAATTCGAGTGACTGAGCCACCATTTCCTGTTACAGATCAGCTGAGCGCAGATTTAGACGCCGGCTGTCTTACCAAACAATACCTGCAGAGCTATCCGTTGGTACAACTCCAGGACCAATGTGGGTTGTTGGACTTTCTCGAGAGGGAGTACTGCTCAACCGAATTAGACCAGGTGGCTGATAAACTCTGGTGGATGTCAAAGCAAGACTGCGGAAATATCTCCCCCCTTCATCGGCAATATGTAAAGGGGCGAACTATCACTGTGACCGAGGACCCCAAATTACACCTTGTATGGATACATAATCGAATCTTCATGAAACCTCTCCCTCGATATATCACATCACACGTTTTTTGGCGAGATTATCTTCGCGATGATGTGAAAGGCCTAGCTCGAGATCGTTATAGACGTGTTCGCCGGGCAGCTCTAGGCTTCCTCAGGACATACCTATACCTTGTGAGGTCAGAATCCGATTTCTATATTGCACAAGAACCCAGTTTGCACCTTATTGCAAAAGACGTCACGTGGGAACAGTTTTGCAACTTTGCAAGGCACCTTACGAAGATATCTAACAAAGATGTTTCCGGCCGCTACGCTTACGGCGAGATCAGACTGACGAGACTGAATTTCTACGCACCGCTGCTTTTAAGGAAGTGGAATTTCCAACGCGTGCAATACCAGTACGGGGAATATTTTGCTCGTTTCTATGGTCCGATATTATTTGTAGCCGGAACTGTCTCGATCTTGCTTAGTGGTCTACAGGTTACCATTGCAATTCAGGGAATGGAACCTGCATTGTACGATCGTGCGTCACTTGCTGTCACTTTCTGGTTCAGTGCAGTAGTAatgctctgcttctgcagtatTCTTGTGGTACTGTTCTTTACCTTGGTCTATAAAGTTGTGAAGGAGTGGAACTATGCTATTCGGGACCGCCTAAGGCTCCTTGAGGAAGGACGAACCGAATCCTCCAAATGA
- a CDS encoding uncharacterized protein (transcript_id=CADANIAT00007595), with translation MEEESVTLLLQQLQELRTEMRTQKQQLQEENNSLRAELQAVRNSQLRNHPPVTTTVTSATPTPYERSYPRPRHPDVEPFTGEDPKDYPPFQMNLRTKFAIDAACYPTEEEQVYYAYSRLRGKASQRVLPWLLARQKSETPVLWAEFSAVLDKAFGDPDRQRKALVRVNTIKQGRRDFEEFLNEFDEELLNAGGINWDDNQKKALLDTAINVELLKAMVGIRQEDSYDNYCNQLREINHNLQRVARLTRKGSHAAVPMHVARTRPAGGSDRTGTPDQMDWEATHAQIAALQKEVAALRMKGTRTPRKASQAPAEEKQKRLSEGKCLRCGDPDHFVQLDIGAHTEKGAYFYVIPDNLGYDLILGLPWLEQHDGRLEAKRGRLYLRTTGVRLWSTTKRPLPKLDIAQISAATMGGFIQRKRCHGQDIEIFAVSLADIQKALAPKRHIDPRTKLPRQYWKYLRLFEQDKAEELPPHRGDGIDHKIELVREESGKDPEVPWGPLYNMTQEELIVLRKTLSELLQKGFIRVSHSPAAAPVLFVRKPGGGLRFCVDYRALNAITKKDRYPLPLIHETLNQIGQARWFTKLDVSAAFHKIRIAKGQEMDDCLPTFQKYINWTLREYLDEFCSAYIDDVLVYTNGDLRQHRKHVRMVLKKLEEAGLYLDIKKCEFECKETKYLGFIIQAGKGIKMDPEKVKAIKEWETPTTIKGVRGFLGFANFYRRFIPNFSGIVRPLNNLTKKGTPFLWTKECQDSFDLLKEKFITGPVLATFNPSYRTVVETDSSGYNTGGVLSQYNEKGELHPCAYFSKRNSPAECNYEIYDKELLAIVRCLEAWDAELRSCGEFQVITDHKNLEYFFSPRKLTERHLKVGTSECQLDAQGYILFRGRRWVPGSEQLRTNIIQAAHDSMLTGHPGREQTYMLVSREYFWPNMSQDIRRFVRNCDVCGRTKSWRDQRKGLLKPLPVPDRPWQEVSMDFITDLPESEGCTNIMVITDRLTKGVILEGMSEIDSESVAWALVRVLISKHGIPKAITSDRGSQFTSNTWARICTLTGINRRLSTAHHPQTDGSTERMNSTVETYLRIYTCYDQRDWNRLLPLAELAINGRTSTATGKGEAIVRKVKEALDWAQASMAYSQQNAENQANKHRSPATNYQVGDKVWLSLKNICTDRPSKKLDWKNAKYEVIGLVGSHAVRLNTPPGIHPVFHVDLLRLASSDPLPSQKNDDTQPPGIIVNGEKEYMVEKILDERPRRYGRGHRLEYLVKWSGYARPTWEAATALEEAQALDEWLDRTKQYRLQDGSLNRDAYIKAKAT, from the exons atggaagaagaaagtgtcacattgttgctacagcagctccaggagctccgtacggagatgcggactcagaaacaacagctccaagaagagaataacagcttacgggcggaactacaggccgtacggaactcgcagctgagaaaccatccaccagttactactacagttacatctgcaacgcccaccccctacgaacgaagctatccccgtcctcgtcacccggatgtcgaaccctttactggagaagaccctaaggactaccctcctttccagatgaaccttcgtacgaagtttgcaatcgacgccgcctgctaccctacagaggaggaacaagtttactatgcctacagccgcctgagaggaaaagccagccagcgtgtgctaccatggctcttggctcgccagaaatctgagactcctgtgctatgggcagaattctccgcggtactagacaaggccttcggtgaccctgaccgacagagaaaggctcttgtacgagtgaatacaataaagcaagggagacgtgactttgaagagttcttgaatgaatttgacgaagaacttcttaatgctggagggattaattgggatgataaccagaagaaggccttgttggacacggcaattaatgttgagttgctaaaagccatggttggtattaggcaggaggattcgtacgacaactactgcaatcaactgcgcgaaatcaaccacaacctccagagagtggccaggcttacacgaaaaggatctcaCGCCGCTGTCCCCATgcatgtcgctcgtacaagaccagcaggaggctctgaccggaccggaacccctgatcaaatggactgggaagccacccatgctcaaattgcagccctacaaaaggaagttgcGGCCCTCCGTAtgaaagggaccaggaccccaagaaaagctagtcaggcgcctgcagaggagaagcaaaagaggttgtccgagggcaaatgcctacgctgcggcgatcctgaccacttC gttcagctagacatcggggcgcatacagaaaaaggagcctacttctatgtgatacccgataacctgggctatgacctgatcttgggactcccctggctggagcaacatgatggaaggttagaggctaagaggggcaggctgtacctccgtactactggagtccgtctatggagtactacaaagaggcccttaccgaagctggacatagcacagatatcagctgcaaccatgggaggatttatacaaaggaaaaggtgccatggccaagatatcgagatatttgcggtctcattggcagatatacagaaggcactggccccaaagagacatattgacccccgtacgaagctaccaaggcaatactggaaatacctaaggctcttcgaacaagacaaagctgaagaactaccaccgcaccggggagatgggattgatcacaaaatcgagctcgtacgggaggagagtgggaaggatcctgaagtcccctggggccccctttacaacatgacccaggaagaactaatagtcctccggaaaacactctctgaactactacagaaaggctttatccgcgtgagccattccccagctgcagccccagtactctttgtacgaaaaccaggaggaggactgcggttctgcgtcgactaccgtgctctaaatgccattaccaagaaggaccgctatccattgcccctgatccatgagacactgaaccaaattggacaagccagatggtttactaagctggatgtgtctgctgccttccacaagatccgcatagccaaaggccaggaaatggatgactgccttcc taccttccaaaaatacatcaactggaccctccgggaatatctagatgaattctgctcagcctatattgacgatgtgcttgtctataccaatggggacctccgccagcaccggaagcacgtacgaatggtcttgaagaaactggaagaagcaggcctatatttggatattaagaagtgcgaatttgagtgcaaggagacaaagtacttgggctttataatacaggcagggaagggaatcaaaatggacccggagaaggtgaaagcaataaaggaatgggaaacccctactactataaagggcgtccgaggattcctgggctttgccaacttctaccgaaggttcatccctaacttctcagggatcgtacgcccactaaacaacttgacaaagaaaggaacacccttcttgtggactaaggagtgccaggatagctttgatctgcttaaggaaaagttcattactggacctgtcctagcaaccttcaacccttcctaccgtacggtagtagagaccgactcctcaggttataatacaggaggagttctctctcaatataatgaaaaaggggaattgcacccatgtgcctacttctctaaaaggaattccccagctgaatgcaactacgagatctatgacaaggagctacttgcaattgtacgatgtcttgaagcctgggatgctgaactgcgctcatgtggagaattccaagttattaccgaccacaagaacctggagtacttcttctccccaaggaaactgacagAGCGGcac TTGAAAGTGGGAACCTCGGAATGCCAATTAGACGCCCAAggctatatcctcttccgcggaAGGAGGTGGGTACCTGGgagtgaacagctccgtacaaatataattcaagctgcgcacGACTCTATgttgacaggacatcctggccgggaGCAAACATATatgctggttagccgtgagtatttctggcctaacatgtcccaaGACATCAGGAGATTCGTCCGAAACTGTGATGTATGTGGAAGGACgaaatcttggagggaccagagaaagggactattaaagcccctccctgtgcctgatcgtccctggcaggaggtttcaatggatttcatcacagacctaccagagagtgaaggttgtacaaacatcatggttatcacagaccggttaaccaaaggtgtgatactagaaggaatgtcagagattgactctgagagcgTGGCCTGGGccctcgtacgagtacttataagcaaacatgggatcccgaaggctatcacctcggacagaggaagccagtttacaagtaatacatgggctcgcatatgtaccctgacagggattaaCCGCCGACTATCTACAGCCCATCACCcccagactgatggatcaacagagaggatgaacagtACAGTGGagacctacctccgcatctatacctgctatgaccagagggactggaacaggttactcccacttgcagagctagcaattaatggccgtacatcaacagcaacaggg aaaggggaagctattgtacggaaagttaaggaagccctagactgggctcaagcctccatggcctattcccaacagaatgcagagaatcaggctaataaacacaggagcccggccacaaactaccaagtgggagataaggtctggctaagtctgaagaacatctgtacggaccgacccagcaagaaactggactggaagaacgccaagtatgaggttataggcctggtgggcagccatgctgtacggctgaatacacccccagggatccatccagtcttccatgtggacctgcttcggctggcttcatcagatccacttccttcccagaagaatgatgatacccagccccctggcatcattgtgaacggcgagaaagaatacatggtagagaaaatcctggacgaacgtcccaggagatacgggagaggtcaccggctggaatacctagtgaaatggtcaggctatgctcggccaacctgggaagctgccacagctttggaggaagcacaagctctggatgagtggctggatcgtacaaaacagtatagacttcaggacggctcactaaacagagatgcatacataaaggctaaagcgacatga